The following DNA comes from Serpentinimonas raichei.
GCCTGGTACAACATCCAGGCCGATCTGCCGCAGCCCGCGCCCGCGGTGCTGCACCCGGGCACCTTGCAGCCGATCGGGCCGGACGATCTGGCGCCGCTGTTTCCGCTGGAGTTGATCAAGCAAGAGGTGAGCACCGAGCGCGAGATCGAAATCCCCGAGCCGGTGCGCGACATCTACCGCCTCTGGCGCCCGGCCCCGCTGTACCGGGCGCACCGGCTGGAGCGCGCGCTGGGCACCCCGGCCAAGATCTTCTACAAATACGAGGGCGTGAGCCCCGCCGGCAGCCACAAGCCCAACACCGCCATCCCGCAGGCGTTTTACAACCAGCAGGCCGGCGTCAAGCGCCTAACGACCGAGACTGGCGCCGGCCAGTGGGGCACGTCGCTGGCCTTTGCCGGCAGCCTGTTTGATTTGGAAGTGCTGGTGTTCCAGGTGCGCGTGTCCTACGAGCAAAAACCCTATCGCCGCGCCGTGATGGAGACCTACGGCGCACGCTGCGTGGCTTCGCCCTCGGCCGAGACCGTCTATGGCCGCAGCGTGCTGGCGCAGCGCCCCGATCACCCCGGCAGCCTCGGGATTGCGATTTCCGAAGCGGTGGAACTGGCGGTGCAACGCGAGGACACCAAGTACGCGCTCGGCTCGGTGCTCAACCACGTGCTGCTGCACCAGACCGTGATCGGGCTGGAAGCGATGCAGCAGTTGCAGATGGCCGACGCCTGGCCCGATGTGGTGGTGGGCTGCACCGGGGGCGGCTCGAACTTTGCTGGCCTCGCTTTTCCGTTCATGGGCGACGCGCTGCGCGGCGGCCGCAAGGCGCGCATCGTGGCGGTGGAGCCGGCGGCCTGCCCGTCGCTCACGCGCGGCCGCTACGCCTACGACTTTGGCGACACCGGGCACCTGACGCCCCTGACCAAGATGCACACCTTGGGCAGCACCTTCACGCCGCCCGGTTTTCATGCCGGGGGCTTGCGCTACCACGGCATGGCGCCGCTGGTGAGCCACTGCAAAGAGCTGGGTTTGCTCGAAGCCGTGGCCTACACCCAAGGCGAGTGCTTTGCCGCCGGGGTGGCGTTTGCGCGTGCCGAAGGCATCGTGCCCGCGCCCGAGGCCAACCACGCCGTCAAGGGCGCGATCGAGGAGGCGCTGCGCTGCAAGCGCGAGGGCCGCAGCGAGACGATTTTGTTTGGCCTGTGCGGCCACGGCCACTTCGACATGGCCTCGTACCAGAAGTACTTTGCCGGCGAGCTCAAGGACGAAGCCTACGACGAGCAGGAGCTCGCCTTGGCGCTGGCCGGGTTGCCCAGCGTACCCGGGACTGGGGTTTAAGGTTTAGGGCCGCACGACTTCGAGCAGGCGCTCGAGCCCGCCCTGGTTGATCGCCACGTGCGCCTGCGTGCGCACCACCGGCTTGGCCTGAAAAGCCACCGATAGCCCGGCGGCGGCCATCATGGGCAGGTCGTTGGCGCCGTCGCCCACGGCGATGCACTGCGCCGGCTCCAAGCCCAGCAGGCTGGCGACCTCGAGCAGGGTGCGGCGCTTTTCGGCGCCGTCGCAGATGTCGCCCCAGCACTGGGGCAGCAAGCGCCCGGTGAGGGCGCCGCAGTGCGGGCCGCTGCGCAGTTCGAGCACGTTGGCGCGCACGAAGTCGATGCCCAACTCGGCGCGCACGCGCTCGGCAAAAAAAGTGAAGCCCCCCGAGACCAGCAGCGTTTTGAGCCCGGCGGCGCGGCAGGCGGCCACGAGCTCGGCGGCACCGGGGTTGAGGCGCAGCCGCTCGGTATAGACGCGCTCCATATCGGCCACGGTCACGCCCTCGAGCAGCGCCACGCGCCGGCGCAGGCTGTGTTTGAAGTCGGTGATCTCGCCGCGCATGGCGGCTTCGGTGATGGCCGCCACCTCGGCCTTGCGGCCCACGGCGTCGGCGATCTCGTCCACGCACTCGATGTTGATCAGCGTCGAGTCCATGTCGAAGGCGATCAGTTCGAAATCGCGCAGGCGCAGCGGCGGGGCAAAACCTTGGACGACAAGGCCGGGGGCGAATTCGGTGGGGGCGGTCATGGATGAATGATTGTGAATCGAATCGAAGGGAATGTCACGCATCAAACCAGTTGGCCACCTGCAAGCCCGGCACACGCCCGAATTCGCGCGTGTTGCGCGTGACCAGGGTGAGGCCATGCGCCAAGGCGATGCCAGCGATGAGGGTGTCGATGGGGCCGATGGGGCTGCCTTGGGTTTCGAGCTGGGCGCGGGTGCGGGCGGCCTGTTCGGCGCTTTGGGCGTCAAAGGGGTGAGATTGGAAGCGGTTTTGCACGGCCTCCAGCTTGAGCAGTTGGGTGTTGGGGTGGGCCGATTTGTAGGCACCGCTGAGCAGTTCCCAGAGCACGGGGGTGCACAGGCGGATGTCGGTATCGCGTTGTTGCGCCATGTGCTGGCGCACGGCACCCTGGTCTTTGAAAAAATAAATCAGGATGTTGGTGTCGAGCAGGTAGGGCATGGTGCGTGTTCACCAGCTTTGTCGGGGCAGGTCGGGCACTTGGCTGGCGCGCAGGGCTTCGAGCGTGGGGAAGTCGTCGTCGCCCTCGGTGCCGAGGGCGTCGAGCTCGGCGTAGAAGGCGGCCCAGTCGTTGTGTTGGCGGCGCTTTTCGGCGGCCGCAAACTGGGCGAACCATTGACTGAGCGAGAGTTGCTGGCGCGCCGCCGCCGCGCGCGCCGCTTGCAGGGCTTGGTCTTCTAGGTAAATGGTGACTTGGGCCATGCTGCACTCCGAATCAAAAAACCATGGTCGAAATTATAAGTGTTGGCCACTTATACGCTAGGGGTCTGAGACACGGCCAGCGGCGGCCCGAGCGCGCGCAGCACGTCGCGCACCAGTTGCGCCCGGTCTTTGGCTTCGGGCAGGGCGCGTTCGATGCGCAGCTTGTCGTTGCCGGCCAGTTTGATGTGGCGGTTTTTTTGCACCAGTTCGATGATGCGCTGCGGCTCGATGGGCGGGTTGGGCTTGAAACTGATCAGGATCAGGCCCGGTGTGGCATCGACTTTTTGCACGCCGTAGGGGGCGGCGAGCACGCGCAGGCGGTGCACGTCGATCAGGGTCTGGGTGGGCGCGGGCAGCTTGCCGAAGCGGTCCACGATTTCTTCGAGCAGGGTGTCGATCTGCGCGCTGGTCTTGGCGCTGGCGAGCTTTTTGTACAGGCTCAGGCGCAGGTGCACGTCGCCGCAGTAGTCGTTGGGCAGCAGGGCCGGGGCGTGCAGGTTGATGTCGGTGGTGGCGCCCAGGGGGCTGAGCAGGTCGGGTTCGCGCCCGGCCTTGAGCGCATCGACGGCTTCGGCCAGCATCTCGTGGTAGAGCTGAAAACCGACTTCGAGCATGTTGCCGCTCTGGTTTTCGCCCAGCACCTCGCCCGCGCCACGGATTTCGAGGTCGTGCATGGCGAGGTAAAAACCGCTGCCCAGCGCCTCCATCTGCCCGATGGCTTCCAGCCGCTGCTGCGCCGCTTTGCTTAAGCTGTCGATCTCGGGCACCATCAGGTAGGCGTAGGCTTGGTGGTGGCTGCGCCCGACGCGGCCGCGCAACTGGTGCAACTGCGCCAGCCCAAACTTGTCGGCGCGGCTGATGAGGATGGTGTTGGCGCTGGGCACGTCGATGCCGGTTTCGATGATGGTCGAGCACAGCAGCAGGTTGTGGCGCTGGGCCACGAAGTCGCGCATCACGCGCTCGAGTTCGCGTTCGGGCATCTGGCCGTGGGCGATGGCGATGCGCGCCTCGGGCAGCAGCTCGGCCAGTTGGCTGCGGCGGTTTTCGATGGTTTCGACTTCGTTGTGCAAAAAATAGACCTGCCCGCCGCGCATCAGCTCGCGCAGCACCGCTTCGCGGATCACGCCCTTGCCCTCGTTTCGCACAAAGGTTTTGATGGACAGGCGGCGCTGCGGCGCGGTGGCGATCACGCTCAGGTCGCGCAGCCCTTCCAGCGCCAGCCCGAGGGTGCGCGGGATCGGGGTGGCGGTGAGGGTGAGCACATCGACTTCGGCGCGCAGCGCTTTCATGGCCTCTTTGTGGCGCACGCCGAAGCGGTGTTCCTCGTCGATGATGAGCAGGCCGAGGTTTTTGAACTGGGTTTTTTCGCTCAAGAGCTTGTGCGTGCCGACCACGATGTCCACCGTGCCGGCGCGGATGCCTTGCAGGGCGGCGCTGATTTCGCGCGCGCTGCGAAAGCGGCTCATTTCGGCGATTTTTACCGGCCAGTTGGAAAAGCGGTCTTGCAGCGTTTGGTAGTGCTGCTCGGCCAGCAGGGTGGTGGGGGCCAAAAAGGCGACTTGTTTGCCGCCGCTGACGGCCACGAAGGCGGCGCGCAGGGCGACTTCGGTCTTGCCAAAGCCGACGTCGCCGCAGACCAGCCGGTCCATCGGGCGCGGGCTGATGAGGTCCTGGATGACGGCGTGGATGGCGGCTTTTTGGTCGGGCGTTTCTTCGAAGCCAAAGTCGTTGGCGAAGGCCTCGTAGTCTTGCGCCGGAAAGCGAAAGGCGTGGCCCTCGCGCGCGGCGCGGCGGGCGTAGAGGTTGAGCAGCTCGGCGGCGGCGTCGCGCACCTGTTCGGCGGCCTTGCGCCGGGCCTTGTCCCACTGGCCGGAACCCAAGCGGTGCAGCGGCGCTTCGTCGGCGCTCACGCCGGTGTAGCGGCTGATGAGCTGCAACTGGCTCACCGGCACGTAGAGCACCGCTGCGCTGGCGTATTCGAGGTGCAAAAACTCTTGCAGCGCGGGGCTGCCGTCGGCCGTTTTTTCGCCCAGATCGAGGTTGACCAGGCCCCGGTAGCGGCCGATGCCGTGCTGGCTGTGCACCACGGGGTCGCCGAGTTGGAGTTCGCTCAGGTCTTTGATCAGCGCTTCGACGTCGCTGACCTGCTCCTGTTTTTTGCGCCGCCGCGTGCCGGGTGCGGTGGCAAAGAGCTCGGTCTCGGTGACGAAGTCGATGCCGGTGGGTAGCCAGGCAAAGCCGCTGGCCAGCGCGGCGGTGGCCAGGCCGAC
Coding sequences within:
- the mfd gene encoding transcription-repair coupling factor, with product MHLPPLSPGKRLQLPRPIGSADALLLAQLAERERRAGRLTAVVCADAADAQRLLDEIPFFAPGLRCALFPDWETLPYDSFSPHQDLISERLATLWRIVQRDRALGADVVLIPATTALYRLAPPAFLAAYSFEFKLQQQLDAARLKAQLTLAGYQHVSQVVGPGEYAVRGSLIDLFPMGSALPYRIDLFDDEIDSIRTFDPDTQRSLHPVPEVRLLPGREFPLDEAARSQFRARWRELLEGDPSRSRLYKDMGNGVASAGIEYYLPLFFDATATVFDYLGSATTLVLHGELEPAFQRFALDTRERYRLALGDPERPPLPPELLFLDAEGFYVAAKALAQLALRPAKESEQPDPSSAWAQTLPDLAAQRAATDPLERLKAHLAACRTWGVESENRPQREQFAPGSPPHSPAMGPEDGAKWAAAVDLQPTIPRSDRLLKHSPRRALLLAESEGRRASLLDFLRASGLNPPLFDSLAAFQTSPAPVGLATAALASGFAWLPTGIDFVTETELFATAPGTRRRKKQEQVSDVEALIKDLSELQLGDPVVHSQHGIGRYRGLVNLDLGEKTADGSPALQEFLHLEYASAAVLYVPVSQLQLISRYTGVSADEAPLHRLGSGQWDKARRKAAEQVRDAAAELLNLYARRAAREGHAFRFPAQDYEAFANDFGFEETPDQKAAIHAVIQDLISPRPMDRLVCGDVGFGKTEVALRAAFVAVSGGKQVAFLAPTTLLAEQHYQTLQDRFSNWPVKIAEMSRFRSAREISAALQGIRAGTVDIVVGTHKLLSEKTQFKNLGLLIIDEEHRFGVRHKEAMKALRAEVDVLTLTATPIPRTLGLALEGLRDLSVIATAPQRRLSIKTFVRNEGKGVIREAVLRELMRGGQVYFLHNEVETIENRRSQLAELLPEARIAIAHGQMPERELERVMRDFVAQRHNLLLCSTIIETGIDVPSANTILISRADKFGLAQLHQLRGRVGRSHHQAYAYLMVPEIDSLSKAAQQRLEAIGQMEALGSGFYLAMHDLEIRGAGEVLGENQSGNMLEVGFQLYHEMLAEAVDALKAGREPDLLSPLGATTDINLHAPALLPNDYCGDVHLRLSLYKKLASAKTSAQIDTLLEEIVDRFGKLPAPTQTLIDVHRLRVLAAPYGVQKVDATPGLILISFKPNPPIEPQRIIELVQKNRHIKLAGNDKLRIERALPEAKDRAQLVRDVLRALGPPLAVSQTPSV
- a CDS encoding type II toxin-antitoxin system VapC family toxin, which codes for MPYLLDTNILIYFFKDQGAVRQHMAQQRDTDIRLCTPVLWELLSGAYKSAHPNTQLLKLEAVQNRFQSHPFDAQSAEQAARTRAQLETQGSPIGPIDTLIAGIALAHGLTLVTRNTREFGRVPGLQVANWFDA
- a CDS encoding TrpB-like pyridoxal phosphate-dependent enzyme, which translates into the protein MTAPTKYLLDESQLPRAWYNIQADLPQPAPAVLHPGTLQPIGPDDLAPLFPLELIKQEVSTEREIEIPEPVRDIYRLWRPAPLYRAHRLERALGTPAKIFYKYEGVSPAGSHKPNTAIPQAFYNQQAGVKRLTTETGAGQWGTSLAFAGSLFDLEVLVFQVRVSYEQKPYRRAVMETYGARCVASPSAETVYGRSVLAQRPDHPGSLGIAISEAVELAVQREDTKYALGSVLNHVLLHQTVIGLEAMQQLQMADAWPDVVVGCTGGGSNFAGLAFPFMGDALRGGRKARIVAVEPAACPSLTRGRYAYDFGDTGHLTPLTKMHTLGSTFTPPGFHAGGLRYHGMAPLVSHCKELGLLEAVAYTQGECFAAGVAFARAEGIVPAPEANHAVKGAIEEALRCKREGRSETILFGLCGHGHFDMASYQKYFAGELKDEAYDEQELALALAGLPSVPGTGV
- the serB gene encoding phosphoserine phosphatase SerB translates to MTAPTEFAPGLVVQGFAPPLRLRDFELIAFDMDSTLINIECVDEIADAVGRKAEVAAITEAAMRGEITDFKHSLRRRVALLEGVTVADMERVYTERLRLNPGAAELVAACRAAGLKTLLVSGGFTFFAERVRAELGIDFVRANVLELRSGPHCGALTGRLLPQCWGDICDGAEKRRTLLEVASLLGLEPAQCIAVGDGANDLPMMAAAGLSVAFQAKPVVRTQAHVAINQGGLERLLEVVRP